From the genome of Verrucomicrobiia bacterium, one region includes:
- the tmk gene encoding dTMP kinase, which yields MNKVHTKLEVPSRSDRSFYGEGIPRVKPEELAGKLIVVEGADGSGRSTQIELLVQWLEISGHATVQVGLKRSTLVSEELARAQNGNILSHTTLSLFYATDFADQLENVILPSLKAGFIVLADRYIYTLMARDMVRGMDAAWLKNLYGIALKPDAVFYLAIEPAELVQRVLAKAATLDYWESGMDLGLSRDLYDSFTEYQTLMRLAFRKLQKTYGFTIVDGHRPVDEVNRELKENIGAVLAGK from the coding sequence ATGAACAAGGTTCACACGAAACTCGAAGTGCCGTCGCGCAGCGACCGCAGCTTTTATGGCGAGGGCATTCCGCGCGTAAAGCCGGAGGAACTCGCCGGCAAATTGATCGTGGTGGAAGGGGCGGATGGTTCGGGCCGCTCGACGCAGATTGAACTGCTGGTGCAATGGCTGGAGATCAGCGGTCACGCCACCGTGCAGGTGGGCCTGAAGCGCTCGACGTTGGTGAGCGAAGAACTGGCGCGCGCTCAGAATGGAAATATCCTGAGCCATACCACGCTCAGTCTTTTTTACGCCACCGACTTCGCCGATCAACTCGAGAACGTCATCCTGCCGTCGCTCAAGGCCGGTTTCATCGTCCTGGCGGATCGTTACATCTACACGTTGATGGCGCGCGACATGGTGCGCGGGATGGATGCGGCCTGGCTCAAAAATCTCTACGGCATCGCGTTGAAACCGGACGCGGTTTTTTACCTGGCCATCGAACCAGCCGAACTGGTCCAACGCGTTTTGGCCAAGGCGGCCACACTTGATTACTGGGAAAGCGGCATGGACCTGGGATTATCCCGTGATTTATACGACAGCTTCACCGAGTACCAGACTCTGATGCGTCTCGCCTTCCGCAAGCTCCAGAAAACCTACGGGTTCACCATCGTGGATGGGCACCGCCCCGTGGATGAGGTGAACCGCGAATTGAAGGAGAACATCGGAGCGGTCTTGGCGGGTAAATAA
- the dusB gene encoding tRNA dihydrouridine synthase DusB, protein MRIGSLTLSTPLFLSPLAGYTNLPFRLVIREIGGVGLCTTDLVNARSLLEKREKAFKLIETTPADTPLAVQLFGSVPEEMREAALWLESRGAASVDINMGCPVRKVVNVGGGSAMMTELRKTAALVQGMVSAVKIPITAKMRLGWDEDNLTAPDLARALEAVGVAAIFVHGRTRQQGFGGTVNLTGIRQVVAAVKSIPVIGNGDVVTPEAAKRMFEATGCAGVSIGRGAFYNPWIFQQTNHFLATGELLPEAPFSERVRVMCRHLDLMIEVFGEALGCRMFRKVAPWYAKRFGPANEFNKRVVTISSRQEFHELLEHYFRWRQQFLDEHGELLPRFQSSPMQASFMLGEPAAATREQIPVPRGPVEVW, encoded by the coding sequence ATGCGCATCGGTTCGCTGACGCTTTCAACGCCGTTGTTCCTCTCGCCCCTGGCGGGTTACACCAATCTGCCGTTTCGGCTCGTAATCCGGGAGATCGGCGGAGTGGGGCTTTGTACCACCGATTTGGTGAACGCGCGTTCGCTGCTGGAAAAACGGGAGAAGGCTTTCAAGCTCATCGAAACAACTCCGGCGGACACGCCCCTGGCCGTGCAATTGTTCGGCAGTGTGCCGGAAGAGATGCGCGAGGCCGCGCTCTGGCTGGAGTCGCGCGGCGCGGCGTCCGTGGATATCAACATGGGCTGTCCGGTGCGCAAGGTGGTCAACGTCGGCGGCGGGTCCGCGATGATGACCGAGTTGCGCAAAACGGCGGCGTTGGTTCAAGGAATGGTGAGCGCGGTAAAAATCCCGATCACCGCCAAAATGCGGCTGGGCTGGGATGAAGACAATTTGACCGCCCCGGATTTGGCGCGCGCCTTGGAAGCTGTGGGCGTGGCGGCGATCTTTGTGCATGGCCGGACCCGACAACAAGGTTTTGGCGGGACGGTGAATCTGACCGGAATCCGCCAAGTGGTCGCGGCGGTGAAAAGCATTCCGGTAATCGGGAATGGCGACGTGGTGACGCCCGAAGCGGCCAAGCGGATGTTCGAGGCGACCGGTTGCGCCGGAGTGAGCATCGGTCGGGGCGCGTTTTACAATCCCTGGATTTTCCAACAGACCAACCATTTTTTAGCCACTGGCGAATTACTTCCAGAAGCGCCCTTCTCGGAACGGGTCCGCGTAATGTGCCGCCATTTGGACTTGATGATCGAAGTATTTGGCGAAGCGTTGGGTTGTCGCATGTTCCGCAAGGTGGCGCCGTGGTATGCCAAACGTTTCGGTCCGGCGAATGAGTTTAACAAGCGTGTTGTCACCATCAGTTCGCGCCAGGAATTTCACGAGTTGTTGGAACACTACTTTCGCTGGCGGCAGCAGTTTCTGGATGAGCACGGCGAGTTACTGCCGCGCTTTCAATCGTCTCCCATGCAAGCGTCATTTATGCTGGGCGAACCTGCCGCCGCGACCCGTGAGCAAATTCCCGTTCCGCGCGGACCGGTGGAAGTTTGGTAG
- a CDS encoding O-antigen ligase family protein: MSNTLAIIRSVIIYGLCLPLAIYLGYLLANPADRISLAVIAVACLLPLIPALMRWHHLLLIISWNMSMVLFFIQGSPYLWMVMTALSLTLTVLQQVLKRNVKFNAPSTLVLPLMFLALIIAGTAQLTGGIGLAAFGGDSFGGKRYIQLLVAIAGFFAIVSHRIPPERANLYVGLYFLGGVTALVGSLAPWIPGGLRMIYALFPVDDARLFFNEVNTEYLRLNGLTVAAMSALCFIFALHGLSGLLGIGERARFLPLQFRGGFGLNQPWRVLVFLGLVALAASGGYRSYLITIILYCGALFFLEGLFRSKLSPPLLLLAVLIPVVTLPLADKLPLTIQRSLSFLPIEIDPRAEMDAENSSEWRLKIWEQVIPTIPQYLLIGKGYSIDAREFEKIQTAGQSSSQATAEYAQDYHSGPLSLLIPLGSFGVVGFVWFLVAAYRVLRNNYRHGPPEYRKLNTFLFAFFLVRTFMFIVIYGSFQNDLVVFTGIVALSLSLNGGVRQPALAPAKPNPAYLPFRLPKPVRL; the protein is encoded by the coding sequence ATGAGTAATACCCTTGCGATCATCCGGTCCGTAATCATCTACGGCTTATGTCTGCCGTTGGCGATTTACTTGGGCTACCTGCTCGCGAATCCCGCGGATCGCATCAGTCTGGCGGTTATTGCCGTCGCCTGTCTGTTGCCGTTGATCCCGGCGCTGATGCGCTGGCACCACCTGCTATTGATCATCAGTTGGAACATGAGCATGGTGCTCTTTTTCATCCAAGGTTCGCCTTATCTCTGGATGGTGATGACCGCATTGAGCCTTACCTTGACAGTGTTGCAGCAAGTTTTGAAACGCAACGTGAAGTTCAACGCTCCCAGCACCCTGGTTTTGCCGTTGATGTTTCTGGCTCTGATCATTGCCGGTACGGCCCAGTTAACCGGGGGCATTGGGTTGGCCGCTTTTGGGGGCGATTCCTTCGGTGGCAAGCGCTACATCCAATTGCTGGTCGCCATCGCCGGATTTTTTGCCATTGTCAGCCATCGCATTCCCCCCGAGCGCGCCAATCTTTACGTCGGTTTGTACTTTCTGGGCGGAGTGACCGCTTTGGTTGGAAGTTTGGCACCGTGGATTCCGGGTGGGTTACGAATGATTTATGCCTTGTTTCCGGTGGACGACGCGCGGTTGTTTTTCAACGAGGTTAATACCGAATACCTGCGTTTGAATGGGTTGACGGTCGCGGCCATGAGCGCGCTTTGTTTTATCTTCGCGCTTCATGGATTGAGTGGCCTGTTGGGCATTGGCGAACGCGCGCGATTTTTGCCGCTGCAGTTTCGTGGAGGCTTTGGCCTCAACCAACCTTGGCGCGTCCTTGTTTTCCTGGGTTTGGTAGCTTTGGCGGCGAGTGGCGGATATCGCTCCTATTTGATTACCATTATTCTTTACTGCGGAGCGCTCTTCTTTCTCGAGGGTTTGTTCCGCTCAAAATTATCGCCCCCCTTGTTGCTTCTGGCCGTCTTGATTCCAGTGGTGACTTTGCCGCTCGCGGATAAATTGCCCTTAACCATTCAGCGGTCTTTAAGTTTCCTGCCCATTGAGATTGATCCACGGGCGGAAATGGATGCCGAGAATTCATCCGAATGGAGGTTGAAGATTTGGGAGCAGGTTATTCCCACGATTCCGCAGTACCTGCTCATCGGCAAGGGCTACTCCATTGATGCGCGGGAATTCGAGAAGATTCAGACCGCCGGCCAATCCAGCAGCCAGGCGACCGCCGAATATGCCCAGGACTACCATAGCGGTCCGTTGTCCTTGCTGATTCCTTTGGGCAGCTTTGGCGTTGTCGGATTTGTCTGGTTTCTCGTCGCCGCTTATCGGGTGTTGCGCAACAATTATCGGCACGGTCCGCCCGAATATCGGAAGCTGAACACCTTTCTTTTTGCCTTCTTTCTGGTGCGCACCTTCATGTTCATTGTCATTTACGGCTCCTTTCAAAATGATCTGGTCGTTTTCACCGGCATCGTGGCCCTGAGCCTCAGCCTCAACGGCGGCGTTCGCCAGCCCGCGCTGGCCCCGGCGAAACCGAATCCGGCTTATCTCCCGTTCCGTCTGCCCAAACCGGTGCGCTTGTAG
- a CDS encoding class I SAM-dependent methyltransferase, translating into MNWVALRYLSWLDTRARFVARTPPRGRLLDLGSSDGETLNHFAELRPDLTLYAADKFGQPERYPPNCQFSRVDFVTDRLPWPDQFFDTVTCMHVVEHLDSLQNLLSEIARVLKPGGRVYIETPHPKTAQLPSAAGKFTLNFYDDATHVRIVSVVELRRAMISTRLQPRRSGISRNWLFAASYPWFYFCRPSRKQFTARVHWIGWSAYLVAQRLP; encoded by the coding sequence ATGAACTGGGTGGCCTTGCGTTATTTATCGTGGTTGGACACCCGCGCCCGTTTCGTGGCCAGGACGCCGCCTCGCGGACGGTTGCTCGACCTCGGCTCGTCCGATGGTGAAACCCTGAATCACTTTGCCGAGTTGCGGCCCGACCTGACGCTCTATGCTGCGGACAAGTTTGGTCAACCCGAGCGGTATCCACCAAACTGCCAGTTTTCGCGAGTTGATTTCGTTACGGATCGTTTGCCTTGGCCGGATCAATTCTTTGACACCGTTACTTGCATGCATGTCGTGGAGCATCTGGATTCGCTGCAGAATTTATTGTCCGAAATCGCGCGCGTCTTGAAACCGGGAGGGCGGGTTTACATTGAAACTCCACATCCCAAAACGGCACAGTTGCCGAGTGCGGCCGGAAAATTTACGCTCAATTTCTACGATGACGCCACGCATGTGCGGATTGTGTCCGTTGTGGAATTGCGCCGTGCCATGATTTCGACCCGATTGCAACCCCGCCGGAGTGGAATCTCGCGCAACTGGCTGTTTGCCGCATCCTACCCCTGGTTCTATTTTTGCCGCCCAAGCCGGAAACAATTCACGGCCCGCGTACATTGGATCGGTTGGTCCGCCTACCTGGTGGCGCAACGTTTGCCATGA
- a CDS encoding thymidylate kinase, with translation MKTFAEQGFPGRLIAVEGLDGSGKSTQIYLLRRWLEAEGVKVYFSEWNSSELVKSATSKGKKRELLSPTTFSLIHATDFADRYERHLLPLLRAGYVVLCDRYVFTAFARDVVRGCPPNWVRGIYNFAAAPDLTFFFKADLEVSLSRILEGRPKLKFFEAGMDLRLSPDPYESFRIFQGRILDQYLAMSAEFNFVTINANERVETQQTTVRRLVNQGIDFDQFRRNSPLPLPPPIKRAASRNQLQEEMEEDSAA, from the coding sequence ATGAAAACGTTTGCCGAGCAGGGTTTCCCCGGACGCTTGATCGCCGTCGAAGGTCTCGATGGCTCCGGGAAATCCACGCAAATTTATCTGCTGCGGCGCTGGCTCGAAGCGGAAGGGGTGAAGGTTTATTTCAGCGAATGGAATTCCTCGGAACTGGTCAAATCCGCCACCAGCAAGGGCAAGAAGCGCGAACTGCTGTCGCCCACTACGTTCAGTCTGATCCACGCCACTGATTTCGCAGACCGCTACGAACGCCATCTGCTGCCGCTGTTGCGCGCGGGCTACGTGGTGTTGTGCGATCGTTACGTGTTTACCGCGTTCGCCCGCGATGTCGTCCGCGGCTGCCCCCCGAATTGGGTCCGCGGCATTTACAATTTCGCCGCCGCCCCGGACCTCACCTTCTTTTTCAAAGCCGATCTGGAAGTCTCGTTGAGCCGCATTTTGGAGGGGCGACCGAAGTTGAAATTCTTTGAGGCGGGGATGGACTTGCGTCTGTCGCCGGACCCTTACGAAAGTTTTCGCATTTTTCAAGGTCGCATCCTGGACCAGTATCTGGCCATGAGCGCCGAATTTAATTTTGTGACAATCAACGCCAATGAACGCGTGGAAACGCAACAAACCACCGTGCGCCGACTCGTGAATCAAGGGATTGATTTCGATCAATTCCGCCGCAACAGTCCGCTGCCCCTGCCTCCCCCCATCAAACGCGCGGCCAGTCGCAACCAACTTCAGGAAGAAATGGAGGAGGATTCCGCCGCATGA
- a CDS encoding glycosyltransferase → MNTRPNITIVTPCLNSEVTLRATIESVRTQDYRDWEHLVLDGGSTDATPKILSEYPHLQWTSEKDAGNYEAMNQGIARARGEWIVILNADDCFRPGALTAVARAAAQHSEWDALFGDVVYVDDAGREIYRRAEARYDYQVLLYAVDNICHQTLFVRRGVYQRLGGYRQREFRSSADYEFKLRLGREKCRVGHLPQFLVNYRYHQHGQSADQRLIRNSLQEAEIIKRTYGNPGGWTACGLKLVYKAKRQLQKLWYRGHCDLVPGRWKLRPHLRRQSQFSSNSGLDRLTSD, encoded by the coding sequence TTGAATACCCGGCCGAACATCACCATCGTCACTCCCTGCCTCAACAGCGAGGTCACGCTCAGGGCGACGATCGAAAGCGTGCGCACCCAGGATTATCGTGATTGGGAGCATCTGGTTTTGGATGGCGGCTCGACTGACGCAACGCCAAAAATCCTTTCCGAATATCCCCACCTGCAATGGACTTCTGAAAAGGATGCCGGCAATTACGAAGCCATGAACCAAGGCATCGCCCGGGCGCGCGGCGAATGGATTGTGATTTTGAATGCCGACGATTGTTTTCGTCCGGGAGCGTTAACCGCAGTGGCCCGGGCCGCCGCGCAACATTCCGAATGGGATGCCTTGTTCGGCGACGTCGTTTACGTGGATGACGCGGGACGGGAGATTTATCGTCGGGCGGAAGCGCGATATGATTATCAGGTGTTGCTCTACGCGGTGGATAACATTTGCCACCAGACGCTGTTCGTGCGGCGCGGTGTCTATCAACGCCTCGGCGGGTACCGGCAACGGGAGTTTCGTAGCTCAGCGGATTACGAATTCAAACTCCGGTTAGGCCGGGAGAAATGTCGCGTCGGACATTTGCCGCAGTTCCTCGTGAATTACCGCTATCACCAGCACGGCCAATCCGCCGACCAGCGGCTCATCCGTAACAGCCTTCAAGAAGCGGAAATCATTAAACGAACGTACGGGAATCCGGGTGGCTGGACGGCGTGCGGACTGAAGCTCGTTTACAAAGCCAAACGCCAGTTGCAGAAGCTCTGGTATCGTGGCCACTGTGATCTTGTTCCGGGTCGGTGGAAACTGCGTCCGCACCTGCGGCGGCAAAGTCAGTTTTCCTCCAATAGCGGACTTGACCGGCTCACCTCCGATTAG
- a CDS encoding glycoside hydrolase, with protein sequence MTLAWLRQPSRIGLMIGSLLAGGLVNVSVAEPLPPAQPVFVRGQDGYHTWRIPALVVSANGTLLAFAEGRKESASDTGKIDLAVRRSTDHGQTWGPIQVIWSDGLNTCGNPSPVLDRDTGVLWLALTWNNGADKARQIHAQKSQDTRRVFITSSSDDGVTWEPPREITQAVKRTNWTWYATGPGGGLQIVHGPHRGRLVIPCDHNEAGADRYYSHVIYSDDHGATWKLGGTTPSDKVNECQIVELTDGRLLLNMRNYERSHKCRQVAISADGGLTWQDQRFDEALIEPLCQAAIRRLRWPETERPGVILFSNPASAEQRVNLTLRASFDDGQTWPVAQVLHPGPSAYSDLAVLPNGDIACLFEAGRTNAYESIVLQRLSPGAWLVPAPAK encoded by the coding sequence ATGACCTTGGCTTGGTTGCGTCAACCGAGCCGGATCGGTTTGATGATCGGGAGTTTGCTGGCTGGCGGCCTCGTCAACGTCAGCGTCGCTGAACCATTGCCCCCGGCACAACCGGTGTTTGTGCGCGGGCAGGACGGCTACCATACCTGGCGCATTCCCGCCCTGGTGGTTTCCGCAAACGGCACACTGTTGGCGTTTGCCGAGGGGCGTAAAGAGTCCGCATCGGATACGGGCAAAATTGATCTGGCGGTGCGCCGTTCCACCGATCACGGCCAAACTTGGGGTCCAATTCAAGTCATCTGGTCTGATGGCCTCAATACCTGCGGCAATCCCAGTCCCGTGCTGGACCGCGACACCGGCGTGTTGTGGCTTGCTCTTACCTGGAACAACGGCGCGGACAAAGCCCGCCAGATTCACGCGCAAAAAAGCCAGGACACGCGCCGGGTTTTCATCACCAGTTCGAGTGACGATGGAGTGACTTGGGAGCCACCGCGCGAAATTACCCAAGCCGTGAAGCGCACGAACTGGACCTGGTATGCGACCGGACCGGGCGGTGGCTTGCAAATTGTTCACGGGCCACATCGCGGACGTTTGGTCATTCCCTGCGACCATAATGAAGCGGGAGCGGATCGCTATTATTCACACGTCATTTATTCCGATGATCACGGGGCCACTTGGAAATTGGGAGGCACCACTCCCAGCGACAAGGTGAATGAATGTCAGATCGTTGAATTAACCGATGGCCGACTGCTGCTCAACATGCGGAACTACGAACGCAGTCACAAGTGCCGGCAGGTGGCCATCAGTGCCGACGGCGGATTGACCTGGCAGGACCAACGGTTTGACGAAGCCCTGATTGAACCGCTCTGTCAGGCCGCGATCCGCCGCTTGCGTTGGCCGGAAACGGAGCGGCCCGGAGTGATTTTATTCAGCAATCCAGCCAGTGCGGAACAGCGCGTTAATCTCACGTTGCGCGCCAGTTTCGACGACGGACAAACCTGGCCGGTCGCTCAAGTCTTGCATCCTGGTCCCAGCGCGTACTCGGATCTGGCCGTGCTCCCGAATGGCGACATCGCCTGCCTATTTGAGGCCGGTCGCACCAATGCGTATGAGTCCATTGTGTTACAGCGATTGTCCCCCGGAGCATGGTTAGTCCCGGCCCCGGCAAAATAA
- a CDS encoding O-antigen ligase family protein, with the protein MASTFAVTRNHLIFGLCLPLAVLLGYLLAEPFASTTVVVVVVLTAVLMVPVMMRWYHPLLILSWHMAMYPVFFPGRMALWVAMTFAGLFFVILHRSVDPDYRWNNEPSLTAPLLVFSLVIIATALATGGIGLRVLGSKEMGGRGYVLLLAAIVGYFVLTSRSIKPQYAKWYVALFFLSGVSYVIGYFALRMGTGAEFLTYLFPLTSLSGVDSAGQVFGPESERIDGLMPAAVLVFCWLLARYGATGILAWNRPWRAIIFVGVIVVGCFGGFRSMLALMGMVFFLLVYLERMWRGPAFLILLMGMLVGGAAVVLSANKLPLAIQRTIAFLPVDVDPAVRIGAESSTEWRVHMWQSVIHMVPQYLFLGKGYSLSAEELYMERQGALRGFGEQWSGAALAGDYHSGPLSVIIPFGIWGALAFGWVLYAGTRYLYRVYRDGTESLRMINRLLFALFVARIVFFLFVFGALYSEFYYFTGILGLSVALNSTERQSSTESVAELSESEMNQANSIPIARVSNE; encoded by the coding sequence ATGGCCAGTACATTTGCCGTAACCAGAAACCATTTGATCTTCGGGCTTTGCCTGCCACTGGCGGTATTGCTGGGATACTTGTTGGCGGAACCCTTCGCTTCCACCACCGTTGTCGTCGTCGTCGTGCTGACAGCGGTGCTGATGGTGCCGGTTATGATGCGCTGGTACCATCCGCTTTTGATCCTCAGTTGGCATATGGCCATGTATCCCGTTTTTTTTCCGGGGCGGATGGCGCTATGGGTGGCCATGACCTTTGCCGGCTTGTTTTTCGTGATTTTACATCGGTCCGTGGATCCCGATTATCGTTGGAATAATGAGCCTTCACTGACAGCACCTTTGCTCGTTTTTAGTCTGGTAATCATTGCCACCGCTCTGGCCACTGGCGGTATTGGCCTGCGCGTTCTGGGTTCGAAAGAGATGGGAGGCAGAGGGTACGTGCTGTTGCTGGCGGCTATTGTGGGCTATTTCGTGTTGACGAGCCGCAGTATCAAGCCCCAGTACGCCAAATGGTACGTCGCGCTCTTTTTTCTCTCAGGGGTTAGCTATGTTATTGGTTATTTCGCGTTAAGGATGGGGACTGGAGCGGAATTTTTAACTTACTTATTCCCGCTCACCTCGCTCTCCGGGGTTGACTCCGCGGGACAAGTATTCGGGCCTGAGAGCGAGCGGATTGATGGCTTGATGCCCGCCGCGGTGTTGGTCTTTTGCTGGCTTCTGGCGCGGTACGGGGCGACAGGAATCCTGGCGTGGAATCGCCCGTGGCGCGCGATCATTTTCGTCGGCGTTATTGTGGTGGGTTGCTTCGGCGGATTTCGTTCCATGTTGGCCTTGATGGGAATGGTATTTTTTCTATTGGTTTATCTGGAACGCATGTGGCGCGGCCCCGCCTTTTTGATTCTATTAATGGGAATGTTGGTGGGCGGCGCCGCCGTGGTGCTTTCCGCAAACAAGTTGCCGCTCGCCATCCAACGAACCATCGCCTTCTTGCCCGTGGACGTTGACCCGGCGGTGCGGATCGGAGCGGAATCTTCCACTGAATGGCGCGTTCACATGTGGCAATCCGTAATCCACATGGTGCCTCAATACCTGTTCCTGGGAAAAGGGTACAGCCTTTCCGCGGAAGAATTATACATGGAGCGGCAGGGCGCGCTACGCGGATTCGGTGAACAATGGAGCGGTGCGGCCCTGGCCGGGGATTATCATAGTGGGCCGCTATCGGTAATTATTCCCTTCGGGATTTGGGGGGCGTTGGCGTTTGGTTGGGTGCTTTATGCTGGGACGCGATATCTCTATCGAGTGTATCGGGACGGGACAGAATCGCTGCGAATGATCAATCGGCTGTTATTCGCGTTGTTTGTGGCACGCATCGTGTTCTTCCTCTTCGTGTTTGGCGCACTTTACTCCGAGTTTTACTATTTCACCGGCATCTTGGGGTTGAGCGTGGCGCTAAATTCAACCGAACGGCAGTCGAGCACGGAATCTGTTGCGGAACTGTCGGAAAGCGAAATGAATCAAGCGAACAGTATCCCGATCGCCCGCGTGAGCAATGAGTAA
- the der gene encoding ribosome biogenesis GTPase Der — MSGLIAIVGRPNVGKSALFNRLVGKRIAIVHDMPGVTRDRVSAEAEWHGRPFTLVDTGGIGLLRKEKSTDVIIRAAVEQVDLAIAAADAIIFVVNVQEGIVPLDREVTQRLRKSGKPVLVAVNKVDTSRLEPQVSEFAQLGFAKIFPVTAIHGEGIDDLMSAALTLLPETAEATPSAATRTESTSESENLSERKPEEPLKLAIVGRPNVGKSSIINALTKSERVIVSPIAGTTRDAVDVPFEVETEGVKQNYVLIDTAGMRKTRRVNDSVEFFSVQRTEQSIERSDICVLVLDAQEGILEQDKKIADHIVANRKACILVVNKWDLYADAVRQARAKEIQRRDRKKRYEGNEVPLTLLAEFGQWVQKQLFFLDYAPVIFTSAQSGFHLDRLLEAVRYVAAQLQQKIPTALLNRTLNDAVERRQPISALGHRLKFFYATQVKQAPPTFLLFVNRDELFSDPYKKYLAGEMRKAFGYEGCPIVLVPKPRPKTIEPVRKFTKSKPSRRTAPSRHVDKKRAQHVRRKA; from the coding sequence ATGTCAGGGTTAATAGCCATTGTTGGCCGACCCAACGTCGGCAAATCGGCGTTGTTCAATCGCCTCGTCGGTAAACGCATTGCCATCGTGCATGATATGCCGGGCGTCACGCGCGATCGCGTCAGCGCGGAGGCGGAATGGCATGGACGACCCTTTACATTGGTGGATACGGGCGGGATTGGCCTGTTGCGGAAGGAGAAATCCACGGACGTCATCATCCGGGCGGCGGTGGAACAGGTGGACCTCGCGATTGCGGCGGCCGACGCGATCATCTTCGTCGTCAATGTTCAGGAAGGCATTGTGCCACTGGACCGCGAAGTGACGCAGCGCCTGCGCAAATCGGGCAAACCAGTATTGGTGGCGGTGAACAAGGTGGACACCTCGCGTCTCGAACCGCAGGTGAGCGAATTTGCGCAACTGGGCTTTGCCAAAATTTTTCCCGTAACCGCCATCCACGGAGAAGGAATTGATGACTTGATGAGCGCAGCGTTGACGCTGCTGCCGGAAACTGCAGAGGCAACTCCGTCTGCGGCGACCCGGACTGAATCCACTTCCGAAAGCGAAAACTTGAGCGAGCGGAAACCTGAGGAACCGTTGAAGCTCGCCATTGTCGGACGGCCCAACGTCGGTAAATCCTCGATCATCAATGCGCTGACCAAGTCGGAGCGGGTGATTGTCAGTCCCATCGCGGGCACCACGCGTGACGCGGTGGACGTGCCGTTTGAAGTCGAAACCGAAGGCGTCAAACAGAACTACGTTTTGATTGATACCGCCGGGATGCGCAAGACCCGTCGGGTGAATGATTCGGTGGAATTTTTCAGCGTGCAACGCACGGAACAATCCATCGAACGCAGCGATATTTGCGTGCTCGTGTTGGACGCGCAGGAAGGCATTTTGGAACAGGATAAAAAAATCGCCGATCACATTGTCGCCAATCGCAAAGCCTGCATTCTCGTGGTGAATAAATGGGATCTTTACGCGGACGCGGTGCGGCAGGCGCGCGCGAAGGAAATTCAGAGGCGGGATCGTAAAAAGCGTTACGAGGGAAATGAAGTGCCGTTGACGTTGCTGGCGGAGTTCGGTCAATGGGTGCAAAAACAACTGTTCTTTCTCGATTACGCGCCGGTGATTTTCACCTCGGCCCAATCCGGTTTTCATCTGGACCGACTGTTGGAAGCGGTGCGCTACGTGGCCGCGCAATTGCAGCAGAAGATTCCAACGGCGCTGCTCAATCGAACGCTCAATGACGCCGTGGAACGCCGCCAACCCATCAGCGCGCTGGGGCACCGGTTGAAATTTTTCTACGCGACCCAGGTTAAACAAGCGCCGCCAACGTTTCTGCTCTTTGTTAATCGGGATGAACTTTTCTCTGATCCATATAAAAAGTATCTCGCCGGCGAAATGCGCAAGGCGTTCGGGTACGAAGGCTGTCCCATTGTGCTGGTACCCAAGCCGCGCCCCAAAACCATTGAGCCGGTGCGGAAATTTACGAAATCCAAACCGTCCCGGCGGACCGCGCCAAGTCGCCACGTTGATAAAAAGCGCGCTCAGCACGTACGACGCAAGGCATAG